One segment of Nostoc flagelliforme CCNUN1 DNA contains the following:
- a CDS encoding acyl-CoA dehydrogenase family protein: MQLIETEESQNYLDLAKSLAKEFAQTAVERDAQGGTPKDERDRLRQSNLLKLIVPKEYGGLGQNWITVMQITREFAKVDSSIAHVFSYRVSASNFVALDTD; encoded by the coding sequence ATGCAATTAATCGAAACTGAAGAATCTCAAAATTATCTTGATTTAGCTAAGTCTTTAGCAAAGGAATTTGCTCAAACTGCTGTAGAGCGCGATGCTCAAGGAGGAACACCAAAGGATGAACGCGATCGCTTGCGCCAAAGCAACTTGCTGAAACTGATAGTACCCAAAGAATACGGTGGTTTAGGGCAAAACTGGATTACCGTTATGCAAATTACCCGCGAGTTTGCCAAGGTTGATAGTTCCATTGCTCACGTTTTTTCTTACAGGGTAAGCGCATCTAATTTTGTAGCTCTTGATACAGACTAA